The Methanobacterium alcaliphilum genomic interval TAGGTGAAAACTGTGATATTGGACCAAATACATATTTACGTGGTCACACATCATTGGGAAATAATGTAAGTGTAGGAAATGGAGTTGAAATAAAAAATTCAATTATTATGGATGGTACTAACGTAAATCACCTAACTTATGTTGGAGATTCAATTATTGGAGCCCAATGTAATATTGCTGCAGGGACAAACATCGCCAATCTGAGATTTGATGACAATGCAATTAAAATGACAGTGAAGGGCGAGAGAGTACATACTGGACGAAGAAAGCTAGGAGTTGTATTTGGAGATAATGTCAAGACAGGCATAAATTCCAGTTTTAATCCAGGAGTAAATGTAGGTATCAACTGTAAAATTGGATCCGGAACAGTTATTTACAGAGATGTTGAATCCAATACAATAGTATTGGTAGTGCAAGAACATCAGGTAATTAATAATCCTTAATCATTAATATTCTTTTAAAATAAAACTAAAATCCGCCTTATTTTAAAAAAGAGGTGATTTATTGAATAAAAAACCCTTTATTCACCATACTGCTAGAATATTTCCAGGAGCCCATATAGTAGGGGATGTCAAATTAAGTGAAAATGTTTCTATATGGTATAACGCTGTTTTAAGAGGAGATAGAGATTCCATAATTGTTGGGAAAAATTCTAATGTTCAGGATAACTGCGTAATACATTCTTCACAGGGCTATGTGGTTAAATTAGGGAAAAACGTTTCTGTTGGGCATGCCGCAGTATTACATGGTTGTGAAATTGAGGATAACGTTTTAATCGGCATGAATGCAACTATACTCAATGGTGCTAGAATTGGAAAAAATTCTATTGTAGGTGCAGGCGCATTAGTAAGTGAAAATAAAGAGTTTCCAAATAACAGCTTAATATTGGGATTACCTGCTAAATTAATTAGGCCACTAAATGAAGATCAAATTAAATCCATAGAAAATAACGCTTTAAGATACGTTAAACTAGCAGAAAACAGCTTGATTTAATATATTAAACAACTTTTATTATTTATACAAACAATTTAAAATATCTCTTTTACATATCTAATCAATAATTCTTAAATTAATTAATTCAATTTTATAAAGAATCTGATTAATTATCAAGTGATTATATGGTTAAAATAAGAAAAATTATCAACAAAATGGATCCTTACATTCCTGGTCGATCCATTAATGAAATTGCTAAAGAATATAATTTAAATAAAGATGAAATTATTAAACTTGGATCCAATGAAAATCCATTAGGGCCCTCCCCTAATGCTTTAAAAGCAATAAAAGAACAATTAAACACCATACACCAATATCCCGAATCTGGTTTGGAAGATTTGAAAACAGCTATTGCTAATTACTCCAGAGTTTCTCCAGAGCAGGTGATAATTGGAGGAGATGGTGCTGATGAAATTATTGAAGTTCTGGGAAAAACTTTCATTGATCCTGGCTGTGAATTTATTGTTCCATTGCCCTCATACATGTATTATGAATTCACTTTACAAAGCCATGGCGCAGTACCAGTTTATGCCAAATGGGATGTTGAACAAAATCAACTTGATGTGCAATCTGTACTGAATTCATTAAGTGAAAAAACAAGATTGGTGTTTTTATGCACACCAAACAACCCCACAGGTGGTTTAATCAGTGCAAAAGACATTAAAACCATACTAAAATCTACTGATGCCCTGGTTGTGGTTGATGAAGCTTATTTCGAGTTTTCATTAGTGGATAATGTGGATCTTTTGAGTGATTATCCTAATCTTTTCATTATGAGAACTTTTTCAAAAGTTTTAGGCCTTGCAGGTATGAGAATAGGATATGGGCTTGCCGATCCAGAGGTAATTGAATACATGCACCGCGTGAAGCCGGTCTTTAGCCTGGTTAAACTTGCCCATGTAGCAGCCCTATCCACCTTAAATGATACAGAGTACATAAAAAAATCCCAAGAATACTCCATTGAGAGTAGAGAGTTTTTATATGATCAAATGTCCCAAATAGAAAAATTAAATGTTTTTAACTCTAAAGCCAATTATATATTAGTAAATGTTCGCAAAACAGGGATGAATTCGACTGAAATTGCTCAAAAACTTTTGGAAAAAGGAGTAATTGTTAGGGACTGTAAATCATTCAAAGGACTCGACGATTACTGGATCAGAGTAAGTGTAGGTACATTAGAAGAAGATGCAAAATTTATTGATATTTTGAAAAAATTAGTAGAATAACTAAGGAATTAGTATGAAATTTGGTGGAACAGTCATATCCTCTTTAGATTTTCCAGGGCGCATATCTTTAGTAATTTTCACTGGAGGCTGTCCTCTCCGATGCCCCTATTGCCATAACCCCGAGATAATTGTTGGCGGAAATGAAATTACTTTGGAAGAGTTATTTCAACAAATCGATGATGCAGTCGATTTTATAGACAGTATAGTGGTAACTGGAGGGGAACCATTAATGCAGAAAAAAGATGTTGTGGAAATACTTAAATACGCTAAATCTAAATCTCTGGAGACTAAACTGGATACTAATGGATGTTATCCTGAAAGATTAAAGGAAATAATTGATCTGGTTGATTATGTTGGGCTGGATATTAAAGCACCTTTTGATAGTTATCCCCGCATCATTAAATCAGACATAGGAGAAAAAGTAGAGAAAAGCATGAACGTGGCCTTAAAATCTCCTGAAACTTTTTTAGAATGTAAAACAACATATGTTCCAGGACTATTAACTCCCAATGATATTAAACAGATTTCAAGAGAGATAGAGTGTGATTTATATACATTACAACAATTTAGAAATAAAGTAGTTCTTGATCCTGCTTTAGCAGATACACCCAGCCCATCACCAGACCAATTAAAAAAACTTG includes:
- the hisC gene encoding histidinol-phosphate transaminase, producing MVKIRKIINKMDPYIPGRSINEIAKEYNLNKDEIIKLGSNENPLGPSPNALKAIKEQLNTIHQYPESGLEDLKTAIANYSRVSPEQVIIGGDGADEIIEVLGKTFIDPGCEFIVPLPSYMYYEFTLQSHGAVPVYAKWDVEQNQLDVQSVLNSLSEKTRLVFLCTPNNPTGGLISAKDIKTILKSTDALVVVDEAYFEFSLVDNVDLLSDYPNLFIMRTFSKVLGLAGMRIGYGLADPEVIEYMHRVKPVFSLVKLAHVAALSTLNDTEYIKKSQEYSIESREFLYDQMSQIEKLNVFNSKANYILVNVRKTGMNSTEIAQKLLEKGVIVRDCKSFKGLDDYWIRVSVGTLEEDAKFIDILKKLVE
- a CDS encoding gamma carbonic anhydrase family protein, producing MNKKPFIHHTARIFPGAHIVGDVKLSENVSIWYNAVLRGDRDSIIVGKNSNVQDNCVIHSSQGYVVKLGKNVSVGHAAVLHGCEIEDNVLIGMNATILNGARIGKNSIVGAGALVSENKEFPNNSLILGLPAKLIRPLNEDQIKSIENNALRYVKLAENSLI
- a CDS encoding anaerobic ribonucleoside-triphosphate reductase activating protein — its product is MKFGGTVISSLDFPGRISLVIFTGGCPLRCPYCHNPEIIVGGNEITLEELFQQIDDAVDFIDSIVVTGGEPLMQKKDVVEILKYAKSKSLETKLDTNGCYPERLKEIIDLVDYVGLDIKAPFDSYPRIIKSDIGEKVEKSMNVALKSPETFLECKTTYVPGLLTPNDIKQISREIECDLYTLQQFRNKVVLDPALADTPSPSPDQLKKLAAAVKPVLKKVRVKTAEFGEENI